The following is a genomic window from Salvelinus sp. IW2-2015 unplaced genomic scaffold, ASM291031v2 Un_scaffold8341, whole genome shotgun sequence.
caccagacatcccaagaatattgctgaactgaaacagtttggtaaagaggaatggtccaaaatttctcctgacagttgtgcaggtctgatccgcaactacagaaaacatttggttgaggttattgttgccaaaggagggtcaaccagttatcaaatccaagggttcacatacttttcccaccctgcactgtgaatgtttacacggtgtgttcaataaagacatgaaaacgaaTAATTGttggtgtgttattagtttaagcagactgtgtttgtctgatgttgtgacttagatgaagatcagatcaaattttatgaccaatttaagcagaagtccaggtaattccaaagggttcacatactttttcttgccactgtaaatgTATGTCCCCGCTCACCCTTCAGTCACTATACCTAGTGTGTTTTACGATTTATTACAGTCAAATATGGAGCCACCATGATGCAATGACTTAAATCTAGGATGACACCCCAGAGTTTAATGTGATGATAATTCCTCATTTAATCCTCGGAGGGGATCTAAGACTCCAAAGTAGGGAGGGAATCATCAAAGAGGCTgattcctctcttcctttcttcttaATCCTTCCCTCCTGCCCTGACTGCCACCGTACCYTCgctttgctccctccctcccKTCTTTCCCTCCTTCCTGCTCCTTTTAGCACCCGTGTGAGGGTCAGGGTGCTGTATGGCTGGGTGGGTGGATTATGCAGTGGGGTTCCATTGGATTTATTGGTGTGTAGACTGGGATTAGGGTGGGATTAGGGGCCTTTGTCTCCTTTCCCCTGCTGGGAGGTGAGCTAATGAGAGGGCCCAGCCTCCTCAGATCAGCCCCCACACACGTTTagtcacagcagcagcagcacggcAGAGACCAGGATTAATGACAAACATACTGGAGTACTGACGTACATGAGACACACTCCACATGCTCCATTtttcctgtctgtttgtctgttaaaAGAGATCTCTTTCTCACTGACACACAGATGTACTTTTTCCTCCTTCctactttttcctctctctctctctctcccccccacagACAAGCCAGGTCCTCCTATAAATGTGATGGTAACAGAGGTGTGGGGCTTCAACGCTGCTCTGGAGTGGAAGCCCCCCAAAGACACAGGCAACACTGATATRACCGGCTACACCATCCAGAAGGCTGAAAAGAAGACCCAGGTCTCCaactccctcctctgtctttcctcatctctctctatagctctctctttctttactgTGTATCcacctcacctctccttctctgccCTCTCTACCCTCgtcctcttatacacatctagatgtgtataagagacagggtcagGGTTGGTTCACAGTGTATGAGCACAACCGCCGGCCCAGCTGCACAGCGTCTGACCTGGTCATGGGGAACGAGTACTCCTTCCGTGTGTTCAGTGAGAACATCTGTGGCTTGAGCGATGAGGTGGCCTTCAGCAAGAACACTGCCATTATAGGCAAAACAGGTAACACACTACAATACTACACCATACTATACCCCCCTGCACGCTcacgcaaacacgcacgcacCATCGCTGCGCAAATGTAGCCTGTCATTACAACCATTAACAGTGATGCACCTTCAAAAGGCAAGATCTAGAAATAAACTGAGTTTTACACCAGCATTTTGAGATTAAAGTCATTCATAGCTATTAGCAGCCAATATCAACTAGGGatatcatgtcacttctctggagtccagagcaagcTGGGTCATATGGCCTACCTGTATGTATCGGAGGTTGCAGGATCGGATGTAAACCATGGTTAGGGTAAGCGCTAGCCTACAGTATGTCAATCtacaatctactatcccccatagtacaaaggttGACCTATTCTGTTGGTCAACTTGgccttctgtgtgagaaataaatatttgtaCAGTTGtaggatgcgatagatcccaaatcaatacaaccactcgcatcaaaataacttttaaaggcaatgaggctgatgcaacagatcagaacgtttagcttaaaatgttgataaactattaggctatttcttcacattataagcgcagcaatgcgcacacgacAGTAAATGCGAATGTTCCAAAATTTAATAaattagtgggaaaacaccattctaaaaagTAACCACAAAtgagattatgcatgtaatgctttattataaaggtgcatttttatggtgaaaattatcttccccaaatttgaaactcacacgccatctatgtatgccagttaggctctacactggttgcaaagcggattaatgtgcttaattttaagaagttatttggccactttagttgtgtgatacaaaccttatcgaAACATTctggcctatgggctaggctacatgaggtgtgtgactatgaaaaaggcatgcgctgtttcttgccttactgcacacaagctgggcatcattcacaagtgataacacatcattcacaagtgataacacatcattcacaagtgataggctaatattgtcacccatcagactattcttgatttaatcttgtctttacatatactaaataatatatgtatgaaattagttttgattaaGAAtgtaccattatcatgcaccggtctcggaacaggggcaggggaaaaaaagacatgtcatctatgcactcaAATAGCGATTAGAGGACGATTTTCACGCGGTTCATTTCCTTGCCAGCCAGCTATACTCCCTTtataaagagaagcaatgtgcttaatattatgaaagttgagaaataaatatagtagtcctagcctatagaaagctgacgggatcctcctctttttaacagAGGccgtcaaaactctgttttctcacgcatgGGCTTTTCTCacgggctctcatgaagtgttttgatttgattttcgattacatttgcattgatgtcagagtgattagagggacaatagagtgctgagtaccaggcagttagcaagtttggtaggctgctAATGACCataagcagcatcagagcttggagaagcctagtacCTGtaactaaacggtcacatggaatttgactgcggtcatgacttgtgaccgccAGCGTTGCTGTAATACGGTCTTCGTAACAGCCTAACCATGGTCTGTCTGTAGTCTTTCCTTCCTCACAAATATCGTAATAAATTCACCAGAATATGTTACATCTTCATCCCATATGTAAAAAAAGACTGTTACAGCTATCTTTAGAAATATAGCCAGTACTAGCCACCCAAAKCTTCTAAAATGTGAAAATAATCAATGAAATTGCAAGGTAGCCTATTGTTCTGGCAAAGATGTGTTCATAGCAGATTGCTAAACTTTATGTAGTTGATTTAAAATATGTGTGAAAAAAATCTAACTTGCGACCCACCCCCCTAAACCTTCTTGCTAGCCCCAGTTTGAGAACCACTTCACTACACTACACCAAATGTAGTATGTAGATATAATAGACAACATGATATActatgtggtcctctgtagctcagttggtaaagctaAAGCATGCCGCTtgtaatgccaggatagtgggtttgattcccggacaagccatacgtaaaatgtatgcacgcatgactgtaagtcccTTTGGATAGAAGCacctgctaaatggcatttattaatattattattattatatagcctaataaacacAGCTATCACAGTCCCCATCTATATCCTCCCTCAGATCTGGAGTACAACAAACCAGCCTTCAAAGAGAAGGACATGAGCAGCTCCCCCAAGTTTACAGCTCCCCTAGTGGACAGGGTTGTTGTTGCAGGCTACAGTACTGCCATCAGCTGTGCTGTCCGGGCCTACCCTaaggtgagggtgtgtgtgtgtgtgtgtgtggagagggagggCAGTACTGTAATtaagtgtttgagtgtgtgttgagagagcgaGAACAAGAAGCTGTTTGAAGGTGCGTTTGTGTGTCACAAGCTATGTTTCCATTATCTTGTCCGGTGATTTTTCAACATTTAGAAAGTTGgcatagaaaatagatgcgaCAATTGCCTGCTAGGGTGGGTTTCCATTTAACGATCTTGTgtcgataaaaacagctggacgtaatgatGTTACACCTAAAGTACAAATGTAGTGGTT
Proteins encoded in this region:
- the LOC112079528 gene encoding myosin-binding protein C, fast-type-like produces the protein MVTEVWGFNAALEWKPPKDTGNTDXTGYTIQKAEKKTQGWFTVYEHNRRPSCTASDLVMGNEYSFRVFSENICGLSDEVAFSKNTAIIGKTDLEYNKPAFKEKDMSSSPKFTAPLVDRVVVAGYSTAISCAVRAYPKVRVCVCVCVEREGSTVIKCLSVC